The Brevundimonas sp. SORGH_AS_0993 genome segment AGGCGGCGGCGCGGCGTCGCCCAGCCGCCGGCGCAGCCGATCGATCGGCCAGTTCGGCAGGTAGAGCGAGACGACCCTTTTCATCACAGGCTTCCAGGGAGAAATCGGCGCAGTCGCCGGCGCGGCAACGGATCAGTTCGACGAACCAGCGGGGACGACCGACCCCGGGGGCGGGCAGGGGGGACGACGGCTGGGGCGTGACCCGCCAGCGCGTCGCCGCGGCCGTCGGCTGTCCGAAGTCGGCAGCCTCCGCCGCCCGGCGCCAACGCCGCACCGCGAGAGCAGTGACGCCTGAGGCCTCGGCGGCAAGCTGGAGGCGGCGCGACGCCGTCATCGACAGCCGCGCCACCTCCGCGACCACGGCGCCCAAACCGCCGTGACGCAGCCCCTCCTCGAAACAGGCGAGCAGGCTCTTCTCGTCTCCCGCCTCCAGATACAGCACCCGGTCCGGCTCCAGCCCGACCTGACGCAGGGCGGGCGCGAAGAGATCGGGCCGCGTGACGCACCAGAGCACCTGGCCCGGCAGGCGGGCGGCGATTCCGGCGGCGAACAGTGCCGCCGCCGCGCCGTCCACCGCGCCGTCGCCGCCGCCGGCCACCTCGTGCAGGGCACCCAGCGCGAGGCCGCCCTGCGGAAGGGCTGCGTCCAGGCCGGGCACGCCGAACGGCAGGACCGCCGGGCGGGGCCGCCCGGTGGCCTCCAGCGTTTCGATACGGGCGCGCAGCGCCGCGAGATCGGCGGCGGGCCGGGGGTGCATGGCGGCCTCCTTTCCGAGGTCTCTAATGTTCGTGTTTCGTTCTGGTTCTCATTTCACGGCGGAGTCAACGGCGCGGGCGCCTTATCCCCGCGCGAATCGCCATGAATCCTTCCGGCGGCTTTCGCGTTTGACGCCTGAGGAGATCCGATGACTGAACCTGAGCAGCAGCGATATTTCGCCTGGGCCGACAGCGTCGGCCGGGGCCACGGGCATGTCGTCGAGGCGGGCAGCTACGAGGCCGCCGCCGTCGGCTACACCGAGCTCTACACGCCGCCGGTGGACGGCGACGGCGATATCCGCGTTTTCGTCGCCGGCCTGGACGACGGCCAGGAGCACTGCTTCACCATCGATCTCGGAGACGGTCACGCCGAGCCCTGCGACTGACCCGGCGGTCGGAGCGAATCACTTGCGTCGGTGTTGAGTCGAGTCTGCGCGGGGCCATGCGGGCTCCGCAGGGAGACGTCGACCATGGCCTACCGGCCCACCTGGCAGGGACACCTGCGCCTGTCCCTCGTGACCTGTCCGGTCGCCCTTTACACCGCCACCAGTTCGGGCGGCGAAGTGCACTTCAACCTGATCAATCCGGAGACGAACAACCGGATCAAGATGGTGACGACGGACCCCGACACCGGTCCTGTCGACCGGTCCTCGCTGGTGAAGGGCTACGCGGTCGCCAAGGACGAATACATTCTGCTGACCGACGAAGAGATCAAGTCGGTCAAGCTCGAAAGCACCAAGACGATCGACATCGAACGCTTCGTCCCGGAGGACGAAATCGATCGGCTCTATTGGGATAATCCCTACTACCTCGCCCCGGCCGGCGGTATCGCCGAAGAGGCCTTCGGCGTCATCCGTGAGGCCATGCGCTCGGAGGGCAAGATCGCCTTGGGCCGCGTCGTCCTCTCGACGCGAGAGCGTCTGCTGGCGCTCGAGCCGCGCGACAAGGGCATCCTCGCCTATTCGCTGCGGACG includes the following:
- a CDS encoding DUF5961 family protein codes for the protein MTEPEQQRYFAWADSVGRGHGHVVEAGSYEAAAVGYTELYTPPVDGDGDIRVFVAGLDDGQEHCFTIDLGDGHAEPCD
- a CDS encoding Ku protein; the encoded protein is MAYRPTWQGHLRLSLVTCPVALYTATSSGGEVHFNLINPETNNRIKMVTTDPDTGPVDRSSLVKGYAVAKDEYILLTDEEIKSVKLESTKTIDIERFVPEDEIDRLYWDNPYYLAPAGGIAEEAFGVIREAMRSEGKIALGRVVLSTRERLLALEPRDKGILAYSLRTRGEVRDTRDVFGAISEKQPDPAMIDIARRIIEQQAGPFDPDQFVDRYEEALKALIASKQRGQTPVRSAEPDDTQVGDLMAALRASLQGSAAPRTSRTRTAGRTPAAAKPARAAARRRAG
- a CDS encoding ImuA family protein encodes the protein MHPRPAADLAALRARIETLEATGRPRPAVLPFGVPGLDAALPQGGLALGALHEVAGGGDGAVDGAAAALFAAGIAARLPGQVLWCVTRPDLFAPALRQVGLEPDRVLYLEAGDEKSLLACFEEGLRHGGLGAVVAEVARLSMTASRRLQLAAEASGVTALAVRRWRRAAEAADFGQPTAAATRWRVTPQPSSPLPAPGVGRPRWFVELIRCRAGDCADFSLEACDEKGRLALPAELADRSAAPAAGRRRAAA